The Vibrio orientalis CIP 102891 = ATCC 33934 genome window below encodes:
- the spoT gene encoding bifunctional GTP diphosphokinase/guanosine-3',5'-bis pyrophosphate 3'-pyrophosphohydrolase, with the protein MYLFDSLKDVAQEYLTEPQIEALRQSYVVAKDAHEGQTRSSGEPYIIHPVAVARILAEMRLDIETLQAALLHDVIEDTEVTKEELEAQFGNTVAELVDGVSKLDKLKFRDRKEAQAENFRKMVLAMVQDIRVILIKLADRTHNMRTLGALRPDKKRRIARETLEIYSPLAHRLGIHNIKTELEELGFEALYPNRYRVLKEVVRAARGNRKEMIQRIHDEIEGRLEEVGLKARVFGREKNLFSIYNKMKTKEQRFHTIMDIYAFRVVVDDADTCYRVLGQVHSLYKPRPGRMKDYIAVPKANGYQSIHTSMVGPHGVPVEVQIRTEDMDQMADKGVAAHWSYKGTGERTGTTAQVKAQRWMQSLLELQQSAGNSFEFIENVKSDLFPDEIYVFTPKGRIVELPVGATAVDFAYAVHTDVGNTCVGARVDRNPYPLSKSLKNGQTIEIISAPGARPNAAWLNYVVTSRARTKIRQVLKTMRREESITLGRRLLNHALGELSLSDISEENINHVLSDLKIDSIDDLLADIGLGELMSIVIARRLLGDADELTEVEGSSDTDSNKKKLPIRGAEGILLTFANCCHPIPDDHIIAHVSPGRGLVVHREMCPNVRGYQKEPDKYMAVEWSEDYDKEFITEVTVDVQNRQGALAELTNVISKTGSNIHGLSTEERDGRLYTVTVLLTTKDRVHLAGIMRKIKAMPHTLKVRRRKN; encoded by the coding sequence TTGTATCTATTCGATAGCCTTAAAGACGTTGCCCAAGAATACCTAACAGAGCCTCAAATTGAGGCTCTGCGTCAATCTTATGTGGTAGCGAAAGACGCCCATGAAGGGCAAACCCGCTCTAGCGGCGAACCTTATATCATCCACCCTGTTGCTGTAGCTCGCATCTTGGCCGAAATGCGCCTAGATATTGAGACGCTACAAGCAGCCCTTCTGCATGACGTCATAGAAGACACTGAAGTGACCAAAGAAGAGCTCGAAGCTCAATTTGGTAATACGGTTGCAGAACTTGTGGATGGCGTTTCTAAGCTTGATAAGCTTAAGTTTCGTGATCGCAAGGAAGCTCAGGCAGAAAACTTCCGTAAGATGGTTCTTGCCATGGTGCAAGACATCCGCGTTATTCTAATCAAACTCGCAGACCGTACTCACAATATGCGCACTTTGGGTGCTCTACGCCCAGATAAAAAGCGCCGTATTGCTCGCGAGACATTAGAAATCTACTCTCCATTGGCTCACCGCCTTGGTATCCACAACATCAAAACTGAACTTGAAGAGCTTGGTTTTGAAGCGCTCTACCCGAACCGTTATCGTGTTCTTAAAGAGGTAGTGAGAGCTGCGCGTGGTAACCGTAAAGAGATGATTCAACGCATTCATGATGAGATAGAAGGTCGACTTGAAGAAGTCGGCTTAAAAGCTCGCGTATTTGGTCGAGAAAAAAACCTGTTCTCCATCTACAACAAGATGAAGACCAAAGAGCAGCGTTTCCATACCATCATGGATATCTACGCTTTCCGTGTCGTGGTTGATGATGCTGACACCTGTTACCGAGTACTTGGTCAAGTTCATAGCTTGTACAAGCCGCGTCCAGGCCGCATGAAAGACTACATTGCGGTACCAAAAGCGAACGGCTATCAATCTATTCACACTTCAATGGTCGGCCCTCATGGTGTCCCTGTTGAAGTTCAGATCCGTACAGAAGATATGGATCAAATGGCAGACAAAGGTGTCGCGGCTCACTGGTCGTATAAAGGCACTGGCGAGCGTACCGGCACCACCGCTCAGGTGAAAGCCCAGCGCTGGATGCAAAGCCTACTAGAGCTGCAACAAAGCGCGGGTAACTCATTTGAGTTTATCGAGAACGTTAAATCGGATCTGTTCCCAGATGAGATTTACGTCTTCACGCCAAAAGGCCGCATTGTTGAACTACCTGTCGGTGCAACCGCGGTCGACTTTGCTTACGCAGTACATACCGATGTCGGTAATACCTGTGTGGGTGCACGTGTTGATCGCAACCCATACCCGCTAAGTAAATCACTTAAGAACGGCCAAACTATTGAGATCATCAGCGCGCCGGGTGCACGCCCGAATGCAGCATGGCTCAACTATGTAGTGACTTCACGCGCGCGCACTAAGATCCGTCAGGTTCTGAAAACCATGCGCCGCGAAGAGTCAATTACTCTAGGCCGCCGCCTGCTCAATCATGCACTGGGTGAGCTATCACTTTCTGACATCAGTGAAGAAAACATCAATCATGTATTGAGCGATCTTAAGATTGATTCGATTGATGACCTACTGGCTGATATCGGCCTAGGCGAACTAATGAGTATCGTCATTGCTCGTCGCCTATTAGGTGATGCGGATGAGTTAACCGAAGTGGAAGGCTCAAGCGACACCGATAGCAACAAGAAGAAACTGCCTATCCGTGGCGCGGAAGGTATCTTGCTGACGTTTGCGAACTGTTGTCACCCGATTCCAGACGATCACATTATTGCTCACGTATCACCAGGCCGCGGCTTAGTGGTTCACCGCGAGATGTGTCCGAACGTACGTGGTTACCAAAAAGAGCCAGATAAGTACATGGCGGTTGAGTGGTCGGAAGATTACGATAAAGAGTTCATTACTGAAGTGACCGTTGACGTGCAAAACCGTCAAGGTGCACTGGCAGAACTGACCAACGTCATCTCTAAGACTGGCTCAAACATCCACGGCCTTTCTACCGAAGAACGTGATGGTCGCCTATACACAGTCACTGTACTGCTAACGACCAAAGATCGCGTTCACCTTGCGGGCATTATGCGTAAGATTAAAGCGATGCCACATACGCTCAAAGTACGCCGTCGTAAGAACTAA